Sequence from the Sphingobacteriaceae bacterium GW460-11-11-14-LB5 genome:
AGTTAAGTAATGGTAAACAATTGGATTGAAATTGTTTCGAATATAAGCTGAGTGTTGACTTATTTCCCCCAAATGCCGGCCAGTAAGAGGATGGCCCAAAATAAGAATTCGCCCATATCGGTGCGCAGGCGGCGTAATGCAATGGTAATCTGGTTTTCTACCGTTTTTGGTGAAATGTTTAAGCGGTCTGCAATTTCTTTTACACTAAGGTGTTCCTTTCTGCTCAGGATAAAAATTTCTTTACATTTCTGCGGTAACTGCTCAATACTCTCGTCTAAGCGTTGTGCAATTTCTTTTTCGGCAAAGGTATTTTCAGCATTGTGCGGACTTACCAGAAGTTCGGTATCATGAAGTAAATCGGTGCGTAATTTCCCGTCTCTGATGGCCTTAAATACCTGAAAACGAACTGAAGTAAACAGATAATTATTCAGGTTATCGACTGAAGTATGTGCACGTTTTAACCAAAGGCTCACGAATATTTCTTGTATAATATCTTCAGAGGCCTCTTTATTGCGCAAAATATGATAGGCTGATAAATATAACTTGCTCCAGTACCTGTTGTAGATTTTTTCGAACGCAGACCGGTCATTGCTTTGCATATCGCTAACAAGCAAACTATCAGGCCATAGTTGAAAATTATCAGGTTTCATTAGAATAAGGATATCTCTGCAATACTAAGCAAAAAAATAACGGCTCAATTTACATATTTTTCGCAATGTAGCATAAAAGTTGCCTTACTGAAGAGACAAAATAAGGAAATGAGGGAAGAAACAGTTATCAGTTTGCAGTCCTCAGTTTATAGTTATCAGTTTCCAATGAACCAATGAGCAATGAACCAATGACCAATGACCAATAAACTAATGACCAATGAACTAATGACCAATGAACAAATGAACCAATGACCAATGAACTAATGAACCAATGACTAACGAACTACCCCCATCTCCCTAATCAACGCTCCCATTAATTCTCTTGCAGAAGTATATTTTAAGTTTACCGCGTTTTGTCCCGACCAGAAATTGTACATATCTGTTTTTCCCTGTTCAATAGCAGCGGCTCTTAACGGCCCCATTAACCGCGTTTGCAATGGAAAGGGCAATACCTCAGTTTCATAGTTAATCGCGGTGGATATCCGGTTAGCAATCATCCGGCCCATTCTCCCGGTTAATGATTTAGAAAGTACTGTGTTTTTTGATTCATCAGAGAAAAGTTTTGCCTTGTGCATGGGCGTGGCATTAGATTCGTCGGTTACTAAAAAGGCGGTGCCAATTTGAACCGCATCTGCACCAAGGCTTAGTGCTGCACGTATCCCCTTACTATCAGCAATACCGCCCGCAGCAATTATGGGTGTTTTTGTTTTCGCCTTTACCTGCTGGATCAATGAAAAAGTTCCTGTTAATGATTCATCAGCTGGCTTAAGAAATGAAGGACGATGTCCGCCTGCTTCAAATCCCGTTGCTACAATGGCGTCAACCTGGGCTTCTTCCAATGCCAAAGCCTCATCTAATGTGGTTGCCGCACCAACTGTTTTAATGCCTAATTTTCGCGCTTCGTTTAATATTTCCTTTGAAGGTATGCCGAAAATAAAACTAAATACAGCAGGTTTCAGCTCAAAAACGGTTTCTACCTGTCTCAAAAATTTCGAAGGGATATGGGTATCCAGATCAGGCATCGGGATGCTCAATTCATCAAAAAAAGGTTTAAATAATCTTTTAACTTTTTCTATTTTTTCTGATGGATAATTAACTAATCGTTCATCGACATCATTTACCCATAAGTTAATGTTGTATGGTTTATCTGTTTTTGTTTTGATGCGCTGATCACTTTCGATAATTTCTTCAGGACTTAAGGTATAAGCGCCGAGGCTGCCCAAACCACCAGCGTTTGATACAGCCGCTAAAAGCTCGGGCGTCGAAAATCCACCGCCCATTGGACCTAATAAAATGGGATATTCGATCTTTAAAAGTTCGGTTATTTTAGTTCTATTCCACATCCTAATAAATTTTTACGTTGGTTAATAATTTATTCACAATCACCCATCCCCGATCAGTTAGATTTAATGATAAAAGATCGTAATAATTAAAATCAAAAATAGGCAGATGAACTTTGGCAATTGCAATAGAATTGATAATTTCTATCGACAATATTTCCATACGGAATGTTTCATTAAGCTCCTGCGGACTTTTACGGCTAGCAACCCCTTCTAAATATTCATCAAGCGTTTTAAAATATGGAAGGCCATTTACATCACCAGCCAATATAGACTGCGGGTGAAATATTTTCCTGAGCAGTGCGGTGTCTCCATTAAAAACTCCCTTAAAATAAGATGACAGTACCTCTGCTATTGCATTTGCGTTTTCGGTGTAATTGTTCATGGTTTTAATTTTTAAGGTATGCTCGGGCTGATTCTTTTCCTTTGCATACCTGGTTATTGCTTTAAATTTTATACTTAGCCCATATGATGACCCGCTACATGACCTCCATCCAGATTGATGATTTCGCCGGTTACGAAATTACTTTCTGCCAGGTACAGGGCGAGCTGAGCAACATCCTGCGTTTCGCCAATGCGGTTCAGCAAATGTAAACCAGCAAGGTCATCGGCATTACTAATGCCATTTTTCTCCTGTAACGGGCTTCTGATAATGCCTGGTGCGATACCATTTACGCGGATATTATTTTTACCAAACTCGGCAGCCAGTTGTTTGGTCAAAGCATGGATGCCCCCTTTACTCGAAATCGGTGCTGTTGCCGGAAAACCTCCAATGGCATGGTCTACCAATACGGTTCCGATGTTAATGATGGAGCCTCCATCCTGTTTTAACATTTGGGCTATAGCGGCTTGGCTGGTAAAGAAAGTACCCTTCAAATTGATATTCAAAAAGCTATCTAAATGCGCTTCGTCTACTTCCAGAAATGCTTTTGGTTCAAAAATACCGGCATTGTTTACCAGCACATCTACAGTACCAAAACGCGCTACCGCAGTTTCTACCAATAGTTGACCAGTAGTAGCTTTACTGATATCGCCAGCTACCATGGCCAATTGATGCTGCGCCCCTAATTCGTTGAAAGCCCTAATTAAATTGCTTTCATTAGCCGAATTGATTACAACATTGTGTCCTTGTTTTAAAAATAAAGCTGCAATGGCACGACCAATACCTGTTGATGCGCCTGTTATGATGATGGTTAGTGTTTTCATGATGTTGATTATTTCCTGTTTGCTGTTATTCCTTTTTTGCGTAATACCGATACCTGTTCGCCTGCATAGCCCCAATCATCCAGCTCGATTTCTTGAATTACGATATGCGTAAGTTTTGGATCTTTATCCAATACCTCACTAATCAGTTTGGTGATCCCACTAATTAAAGTCTGTTTTTGTTCGCGTGTAACGCCTTCGCGGGTTACTTCTATTTTTACGTATGGCATGGCTCTTCGATTAAATAGTTAATGACGCGGTTAATTTTACGTCGAGCTCAAATTCATTATAGATCAGGTTATCGCCAAGGTTGGTGAAAAAGTTACCTGATCTGAATTTCATGTTGTACTTCGTACGATCAATAAAGATTTTACCAGAAGCGGTTAACGTATTTCCATTAACCACAACATCTGCTGCAAAAATTACTGCATGCGTAATGCCTTTAATGGTTAAATCGCCGGTAATTACCGTATTATCTTCATTGGTTTGATCAACGGCTGTGATCATAAATGTGGCTTCCGGGAATTGATCAGTGGCGAAAAAATCTTCAGAGAATAAATGTCCGGCGAACTGTGCGTTGGTGGCAGGGTCGGTCACATCCAATATGATGATGGACGTGGTATCGATAATAAAGTTCCCATTGCTGAGTTTACCATCGTTTAAAGTTAATGTACCCGATTTAATGGCTATAGTTCCATTATGCGCTCCGGTTACTTTTTTACCGGTCCAGTTGATACTGCTTTGAGCGCTTACAATTTCAAATTTTGTAGTTTCCATTTCTTTGTTTATCAATCGTTAGTGATTTGACAACACAAAGTAAAGGAGGAAATTTACGGGACTTAGGTGATCTACATCACATTCTGCAAGCCTTATTTGTGTGCGTTGTAAAGCCTGCTCAGGGTTTCTCTCGAAACACCCAAATAAGCAGCAATTAAATGTTTGGGTACGAGATTATAGAGTTGAGGATACATGGTCAAAAGTTCTTCGTAACGGGCTTTGGTATCGTTATTCATAAAAGATAACAGCCTTTTTTGCGAAGCCAGATATCCCCTGTTTGTTCTCCAGCGGAAAAAATGCTCAGCCTGATGGATTTCGCTACAGACTTTTTCGCGGTTATCGTTAGATAGGCATAATACCTCCGCATCGCTAATGCAATCTACGCTGATGGTTGCACGGGTATGATTATACAGGGCGCCATAATCTGAAGTCCACCAGGTAGGCATGGCAAACTGCAGGATATACATCTTGATTTCATCGTTGATAAAAAAAGCTTTCAAACAACCAGAAACCACAAAATATTCGTGATCGACCTTATCTCCCTCGCTAATGATAGCCTGCCCTTTTTTAAAAGACCGCAGCGTGAAATGGGAAAACAAATAGTCGAACTGCTCGTCGGTTAATGTAGCAGTTTTTGAAATATGCGCTTTCAGTATTTCTTTGGGATCCATGGCTGGAAATAAAGGTAAGAATTATTGGGATTAGTCGGGAGTTCGAAGTTGAGAGTCCGAAGTCCAAAGTCTGAAGTCGGGAGTCCAGAGTCTATGAGACCATAACCAGTTAACCGACTTACACAATTAACCCCTAACCAATGACTAATCACCAATAAACCAATGACCAATAAACCAAAAACCAACACTACAAAGGATAAGCCGTTTCGCTTTTAGGCTCTGAGAGGACAAAATAACTTTGAACGGTGGTAATATTGGGCAGTGTTGCCAGTTTGTTCCGCAAGAATTCGTGGTAATCATCCATATCTTTTGTGGCAATACGGAGAATGAAATCATGTGCGCCTGTCATTTGCAAACATTCCATAACCTCACCAAACTTAGAAACTTCAGTTTCGAATTCGATCAGGGTTTTAGCGGTATGCTCTTTCAGTAATACATGCGAAAAGGCAATCAGATTTCTGTTGATTTTTTTCCGGTCAAGAATCGCTACAATTCTTTTAATGTAGCCCTGCTCCTTTAATCTTCTGATGCGTTCGTGGATGGTAGCGATAGATTTATGCAACTTCAATGATACCTCTTTATTGGTTAAAGCGGCATCATGTTGCAGCAATTTTAATATTTCTACATCAACCTGGTCTAAATCTCCGTGTGTCATCTAGGTGAATAAATTGAAAAAAGATATAATGGATGTTAAAAAAATCAGTTCAAACTGAAATAAAAATTATATAATGATCAAAAAAGCAGAAATTTTCTGTAAAAAACAACATGTATTGACATAAAAAATTATAATACTGAGTTTTACCGAAATAAAAAACCGATCAAAATAAGCATTGCTATCCGATCTAATCAACAGCCATGACCACATTAACAAGAAATAAAATGACTTCTGCTATGGAGGGAAAATTTGAACATTTATCACTTCTGGTTGGTAATACGCCTATGCTCGAACTCACCTACACCTATCAAGGTAGCCTGGGCAAAATTTATGTTAAATGCGAACACTACAACCTAACGGGTAGTATTAAAGACCGGATGGCACTTTATACCTTAAAAAAAGCTTATGCCGAAGGTAAAATTAAAGCTGGAGACCGGATTGTTGAGGCAACCAGTGGAAATACCGGAATTGCTTTTGCTGCCATTGGCAAGGCTTTGGGGCATCCGGTTACCATCATTATGCCAAACTGGTTAAGTAAGGAGCGCATGGACATTATTAAAAGTTTAGGCGCAGAAATTATTCTGGTGAGCAAAGAAGAAGGTGGTTTTATCGGCAGCATTAAACTTGCAGAAAAGATGGCCGCAAGCGATCCAAATATTTTCCTGCCTAAGCAGTTCGAGAATATTGCCAATCCTGAAGCACACGAACATACCACGGGTAAGGAAATCTGGGAGCAGTTACGACTGAAAAACCTTTCACCTGATGCATTCGTTGCCGG
This genomic interval carries:
- a CDS encoding 2-nitropropane dioxygenase, with translation MWNRTKITELLKIEYPILLGPMGGGFSTPELLAAVSNAGGLGSLGAYTLSPEEIIESDQRIKTKTDKPYNINLWVNDVDERLVNYPSEKIEKVKRLFKPFFDELSIPMPDLDTHIPSKFLRQVETVFELKPAVFSFIFGIPSKEILNEARKLGIKTVGAATTLDEALALEEAQVDAIVATGFEAGGHRPSFLKPADESLTGTFSLIQQVKAKTKTPIIAAGGIADSKGIRAALSLGADAVQIGTAFLVTDESNATPMHKAKLFSDESKNTVLSKSLTGRMGRMIANRISTAINYETEVLPFPLQTRLMGPLRAAAIEQGKTDMYNFWSGQNAVNLKYTSARELMGALIREMGVVR
- a CDS encoding glucose dehydrogenase produces the protein MKTLTIIITGASTGIGRAIAALFLKQGHNVVINSANESNLIRAFNELGAQHQLAMVAGDISKATTGQLLVETAVARFGTVDVLVNNAGIFEPKAFLEVDEAHLDSFLNINLKGTFFTSQAAIAQMLKQDGGSIINIGTVLVDHAIGGFPATAPISSKGGIHALTKQLAAEFGKNNIRVNGIAPGIIRSPLQEKNGISNADDLAGLHLLNRIGETQDVAQLALYLAESNFVTGEIINLDGGHVAGHHMG
- a CDS encoding 4-oxalocrotonate tautomerase; its protein translation is MPYVKIEVTREGVTREQKQTLISGITKLISEVLDKDPKLTHIVIQEIELDDWGYAGEQVSVLRKKGITANRK
- a CDS encoding lipid-binding protein, whose translation is METTKFEIVSAQSSINWTGKKVTGAHNGTIAIKSGTLTLNDGKLSNGNFIIDTTSIIILDVTDPATNAQFAGHLFSEDFFATDQFPEATFMITAVDQTNEDNTVITGDLTIKGITHAVIFAADVVVNGNTLTASGKIFIDRTKYNMKFRSGNFFTNLGDNLIYNEFELDVKLTASLTI
- a CDS encoding Crp/Fnr family transcriptional regulator; this translates as MDPKEILKAHISKTATLTDEQFDYLFSHFTLRSFKKGQAIISEGDKVDHEYFVVSGCLKAFFINDEIKMYILQFAMPTWWTSDYGALYNHTRATISVDCISDAEVLCLSNDNREKVCSEIHQAEHFFRWRTNRGYLASQKRLLSFMNNDTKARYEELLTMYPQLYNLVPKHLIAAYLGVSRETLSRLYNAHK
- a CDS encoding AsnC family transcriptional regulator, which codes for MTHGDLDQVDVEILKLLQHDAALTNKEVSLKLHKSIATIHERIRRLKEQGYIKRIVAILDRKKINRNLIAFSHVLLKEHTAKTLIEFETEVSKFGEVMECLQMTGAHDFILRIATKDMDDYHEFLRNKLATLPNITTVQSYFVLSEPKSETAYPL
- a CDS encoding cysteine synthase; this translates as MTTLTRNKMTSAMEGKFEHLSLLVGNTPMLELTYTYQGSLGKIYVKCEHYNLTGSIKDRMALYTLKKAYAEGKIKAGDRIVEATSGNTGIAFAAIGKALGHPVTIIMPNWLSKERMDIIKSLGAEIILVSKEEGGFIGSIKLAEKMAASDPNIFLPKQFENIANPEAHEHTTGKEIWEQLRLKNLSPDAFVAGVGTGGTIMGVGNFLRKQNADIKIHPLEPAESPTLTTGYKVGSHRIQGISDEFIPEIVKLNELDEVLQVNDGDAILMAQKLAEKLGLAVGISSGANVIGAIKQQQKMGADSCVVTIFSDSNKKYLSTDLMKVEPVKAGYLTPEVDFIDYQAFSRLH